The following are from one region of the Acidobacteriota bacterium genome:
- a CDS encoding glycosyltransferase family 4 protein: protein MPRAPRLIKVFTPSFADDGDTNAQNLTAKEVVARLDPERYRVTMFFEQDPDPRIAARPNTILWKWRKRANSASTLLRMLVDVPDVYFFPREGPLDDSFFLARRRLRWHTKVVTYIVSGGLDQVGPRPGQLRNLRQADAAFGNSRYITHLLNDKLGFLADTIYDGVDRRYYFPAESKKVESTRGLVVLCAGSFRPRKRFDLVIRQAARWPQVRFRLAGCGEEEESCRRLASELNCKNVEFLGHLGQAGLGDEMRRADVFLFPSDLEGHPQVLLQATACGLPCVAMKSYQPDAVVDGETGFLASDAEDLAQKFDKLVTSDALRMAMSTAAVRHGALFDWDRVTEQWAQAFEKVIGVGA, encoded by the coding sequence CGGCGAAGGAAGTTGTCGCCCGTCTTGATCCGGAACGCTATCGGGTCACAATGTTTTTCGAACAGGATCCCGATCCGCGGATTGCAGCTCGCCCAAACACCATTTTGTGGAAATGGCGGAAGCGCGCGAATTCCGCCAGCACGCTTCTACGGATGCTCGTCGATGTCCCTGACGTATATTTTTTCCCGCGCGAAGGCCCTCTGGACGACAGCTTCTTTCTAGCGCGCCGGCGGTTGCGCTGGCATACCAAAGTGGTGACCTATATTGTGTCGGGAGGTCTGGACCAAGTCGGTCCCCGTCCGGGGCAGCTACGAAATTTGCGGCAAGCCGACGCAGCCTTCGGCAATAGTCGATACATTACGCACCTGCTCAACGACAAATTGGGTTTTTTGGCGGACACGATCTATGACGGAGTCGATCGGCGCTACTACTTTCCGGCGGAGTCGAAAAAAGTCGAGTCGACACGTGGCTTAGTTGTGCTGTGTGCCGGATCTTTTCGACCCCGCAAGAGATTTGACTTGGTCATTCGGCAGGCAGCACGTTGGCCGCAGGTGAGATTCCGGCTTGCGGGGTGTGGCGAAGAGGAAGAGTCGTGCCGGCGATTGGCATCCGAACTGAACTGTAAGAATGTAGAGTTTCTTGGCCATCTGGGACAGGCTGGCCTGGGGGACGAAATGCGTCGTGCCGATGTCTTTCTTTTTCCCAGCGACCTCGAGGGTCATCCCCAGGTGCTATTGCAGGCGACCGCGTGTGGGCTGCCATGTGTCGCGATGAAATCGTATCAACCCGATGCCGTGGTCGATGGCGAAACTGGGTTTCTGGCGTCGGACGCAGAGGATCTGGCGCAGAAGTTCGACAAGCTTGTCACGAGTGATGCTCTGCGCATGGCGATGTCGACTGCGGCTGTACGGCACGGCGCGCTGTTCGATTGGGACCGGGTAACAGAGCAGTGGGCGCAAGCGTTCGAAAAGGTCATCGGAGTTGGCGCGTGA
- a CDS encoding glycosyltransferase, producing MTSASNDPGRARPLHVLTITPFYPKLGNESAGCFVAEPIAELAKLGVQSTVLAVEPFYRPRSGKAPSAPDAQWYRYPALPGGVGLASAGTGLLMRLRGPLQRLHASRPIDVIHAHGALPCGHAAALLSGQFGIPFVVTVHGLDAFSTRQVSGSSGDACARVSRRVYSAAQRVLGVSQHVCAEVQRGMNESVSVSAVYNGVDPGRFAPGEEPAQPVVLSVGNLIPTKGHELMVRVLAVLLPEFPTLIWEVIGDGPELNRVFALAEQLGVLASIRFRGRQDRAAVAEACRNCTLFALPSSYEGLGCVYLEAMASGKVAVGCVGQGIEEVIRHGENGWLVRPDGIAELEEGLRVLLRDQAQRTAIGAAARQTILQSFTLAQQARHLYSAYEECLA from the coding sequence GTGACATCCGCGAGCAATGATCCCGGCCGCGCGCGCCCGTTGCATGTTCTGACGATTACTCCGTTCTATCCAAAGCTTGGAAACGAGAGCGCGGGTTGCTTCGTGGCGGAACCAATTGCGGAGTTGGCGAAATTAGGAGTGCAATCGACGGTCTTGGCAGTCGAACCGTTCTATCGGCCGCGTTCAGGCAAAGCCCCGTCGGCACCGGACGCGCAGTGGTATCGATACCCGGCGTTGCCCGGAGGAGTTGGTCTGGCGAGTGCGGGAACGGGGCTTCTCATGCGGTTGCGGGGCCCTCTTCAACGTCTGCACGCGAGTAGACCAATCGATGTGATCCACGCGCACGGGGCGCTACCGTGTGGGCATGCTGCTGCGTTGCTTAGCGGCCAGTTCGGAATTCCTTTTGTGGTGACGGTGCACGGGCTCGATGCTTTTTCCACGCGCCAGGTTTCGGGAAGTTCAGGAGATGCGTGCGCGCGAGTTTCACGGCGTGTGTACTCGGCAGCGCAGCGCGTTCTTGGCGTGAGCCAACACGTTTGTGCTGAAGTGCAGCGCGGGATGAATGAGTCTGTGTCGGTGTCGGCTGTTTATAACGGGGTCGATCCGGGCAGATTCGCCCCGGGCGAGGAGCCAGCACAACCAGTGGTGCTCAGTGTCGGAAACCTGATCCCCACCAAGGGTCACGAGTTGATGGTCCGTGTGTTGGCCGTGCTTCTGCCGGAATTTCCAACTCTGATATGGGAAGTGATTGGGGATGGCCCAGAACTGAATCGCGTTTTCGCGCTGGCTGAGCAGTTGGGTGTTCTCGCCAGCATCCGGTTCCGAGGTCGACAGGACCGTGCAGCAGTGGCGGAGGCCTGCCGAAACTGCACTCTATTTGCTTTGCCCAGCAGCTACGAGGGTTTGGGCTGTGTGTATCTCGAAGCGATGGCGTCGGGCAAGGTTGCCGTAGGGTGTGTCGGGCAGGGAATCGAGGAGGTCATTCGGCACGGAGAGAACGGCTGGCTCGTACGTCCCGACGGCATCGCGGAACTTGAAGAAGGGTTACGAGTCTTACTTCGGGACCAAGCCCAACGCACGGCGATTGGGGCCGCGGCCCGGCAAACGATTTTGCAGTCATTCACGTTGGCACAGCAGGCGCGACACCTGTATTCAGCTTATGAGGAGTGTCTCGCTTGA
- a CDS encoding glycosyltransferase family 4 protein — MKRRVVILTEIIAPYRIPVFNALAARTEVDLHVIFLSETDPGLRKWQVYRDELQFSSQVLTSYRARLGRFSLLLTRGVVDALRAADPEIIVCGGYNYFAMWQAQRWARRRGIPFLLWSESNAVDERNNFRLVEAAKRRFIRACQGYVVPGESAAAYLKTFGLAADKIFLAPNAVDVARFVRGAEQARQDQGVRNRLGLPQRYLLYVGRFVRSKGVLDLLAAYATLPESTRREVGLVMAGDGEERDELVRRSRAIQPGTVLFPGFLQRDQLPAFYALSEALVLPTHSDPWGLVVNEALACGRPVIVTDVAGCVADLVQDGENGYVVPPGAPAKLAAAMMRMLSATELRVQMGDRSLQMSSQFTPEMWAHGVVRAVEGTLGENRG, encoded by the coding sequence TTGAAGCGGCGTGTCGTTATCCTGACCGAGATCATCGCGCCCTACCGGATTCCGGTGTTCAATGCCTTGGCGGCGCGAACAGAAGTGGATCTCCACGTAATTTTTCTTTCCGAGACAGATCCGGGATTGCGAAAATGGCAGGTATATCGGGATGAACTCCAATTTTCTTCGCAAGTGCTGACCTCGTATCGCGCCCGCCTGGGACGATTCAGTCTCCTGTTGACGCGCGGAGTGGTCGATGCTCTGCGAGCTGCAGATCCCGAGATCATCGTTTGCGGAGGCTACAACTACTTCGCCATGTGGCAGGCGCAGCGGTGGGCGCGCCGGCGCGGTATCCCATTTCTTCTTTGGTCAGAAAGCAACGCCGTGGATGAGCGAAACAACTTCCGTCTCGTCGAAGCCGCCAAGAGGAGGTTCATCCGGGCGTGCCAAGGCTACGTGGTGCCGGGAGAATCCGCGGCTGCCTACCTGAAGACTTTCGGGCTCGCGGCCGATAAAATATTCCTTGCGCCGAATGCGGTTGACGTCGCGCGCTTCGTGCGCGGCGCTGAGCAAGCTCGCCAGGACCAGGGAGTTCGCAATCGGTTGGGACTACCGCAACGCTATCTGCTATACGTTGGAAGGTTCGTGCGCAGCAAGGGAGTTTTGGATTTGCTTGCTGCCTATGCGACACTGCCGGAGTCTACTCGCCGGGAAGTTGGACTGGTGATGGCCGGTGACGGAGAAGAACGGGACGAGTTAGTCCGTCGTAGCCGAGCGATTCAACCCGGCACAGTGCTCTTTCCAGGATTCCTGCAGCGCGATCAACTGCCTGCGTTTTACGCTCTATCAGAGGCTCTGGTACTGCCGACGCATAGCGATCCCTGGGGGCTGGTTGTGAACGAAGCGCTGGCCTGCGGGCGTCCGGTGATCGTCACCGATGTGGCGGGTTGCGTTGCCGACTTGGTACAAGACGGAGAGAATGGTTATGTGGTTCCGCCGGGCGCCCCGGCGAAGTTGGCCGCCGCAATGATGCGGATGCTAAGTGCTACAGAGTTACGAGTTCAAATGGGAGATCGCAGTTTGCAAATGAGTTCGCAGTTTACACCGGAGATGTGGGCGCACGGAGTGGTCCGCGCGGTCGAAGGCACCTTGGGAGAGAACCGTGGATAG
- a CDS encoding O-antigen ligase family protein yields the protein MDRFTRIVVAGLPVMLVVALVVLGRTVPGYFNNQQYLAAFVFLQILLAALWFYDRFFFPFLMIAFFWAGMDLPFNQSWTMGRWIVLGAGAIVGFARAMRMGVHRYHPFHLAAMFCVGSAFVSAMVSVIPQFALMKALSLMMLFLYGASGARLVMKNPDRFFRGLLFACEISVYGSAFAYLVLGSEIWGNGNSLGAVEGVAAAPILLWGALVAPAGNLRLRRAIGCVGALYLVYFSVSRAAMMAALLSMLVLLVSLRRNRLIVQGLVGVGCVIAITAIGAPRHFDDIKTSFVEGVIYKGHQDQGLLGSRLPPWQEAVQIIGDNPYFGSGFGTSTTGDKPFGEGGRFSSDSLTNREHGSSYLAITEWVGLLGIIPFLILLVFTVQAVARVCRYLRRTGNVSHYSAPLMMVMISGLFHAGFEDWLFAVGYYLTVFFWVLAFILIDVAPDLSAQQTAFVHGMRFRYAADPAPIQH from the coding sequence GTGGATAGGTTCACGCGCATCGTGGTGGCGGGGTTGCCGGTCATGCTGGTTGTGGCCCTGGTTGTCCTGGGGCGGACGGTACCGGGCTACTTCAATAACCAGCAGTATCTGGCTGCCTTCGTCTTTCTCCAAATCCTGCTGGCGGCGTTGTGGTTTTATGATCGGTTCTTTTTCCCGTTTCTGATGATTGCGTTTTTTTGGGCCGGGATGGATCTGCCCTTCAACCAGTCCTGGACCATGGGTCGCTGGATTGTTCTAGGGGCAGGTGCAATAGTCGGGTTTGCGCGCGCCATGCGGATGGGAGTGCACCGGTACCATCCATTTCATCTGGCCGCTATGTTCTGTGTGGGGAGCGCGTTTGTTTCGGCGATGGTGTCGGTGATACCGCAGTTTGCGTTGATGAAGGCTCTCAGCCTGATGATGTTGTTCCTGTATGGAGCTTCCGGTGCACGGCTGGTGATGAAGAATCCGGACCGCTTTTTTCGAGGCCTCTTGTTTGCCTGCGAAATCAGCGTCTACGGCAGTGCGTTTGCGTATCTCGTGCTGGGTTCGGAAATCTGGGGCAATGGAAACTCGCTGGGTGCGGTGGAAGGGGTAGCGGCCGCTCCGATCCTGCTGTGGGGTGCCTTGGTCGCACCGGCGGGAAATCTGCGCTTGCGGCGGGCGATAGGCTGCGTGGGCGCGCTCTACCTGGTGTATTTCTCGGTCTCGCGCGCGGCTATGATGGCGGCACTTCTCTCCATGCTTGTTTTGCTGGTCAGCCTGCGGCGAAATCGCTTGATCGTGCAGGGCCTGGTTGGAGTGGGCTGCGTGATTGCCATTACTGCGATCGGTGCTCCACGACACTTTGACGACATAAAGACGTCTTTTGTAGAGGGAGTCATCTACAAGGGACATCAGGACCAGGGATTGCTCGGATCCCGGTTGCCTCCCTGGCAGGAAGCAGTTCAGATTATCGGGGACAATCCTTATTTCGGCAGCGGTTTCGGCACCAGTACAACGGGCGATAAGCCCTTTGGGGAAGGTGGACGGTTCAGTTCGGATTCTTTAACGAATCGGGAACACGGCAGTAGCTATCTGGCGATTACCGAATGGGTCGGACTGCTGGGCATCATACCGTTTCTGATATTGCTTGTGTTTACGGTGCAAGCCGTTGCGCGAGTCTGCCGTTATCTGCGCAGGACCGGAAACGTCTCTCACTATTCAGCTCCGCTCATGATGGTGATGATCTCTGGTTTGTTCCACGCAGGGTTTGAAGATTGGCTATTTGCGGTGGGCTACTATCTCACCGTCTTCTTCTGGGTGCTGGCATTTATTCTGATCGACGTAGCACCGGATCTATCCGCTCAGCAGACGGCGTTTGTCCATGGCATGCGATTCCGTTACGCTGCCGACCCGGCACCGATCCAGCACTGA
- a CDS encoding glycosyltransferase family 4 protein: MRLFIHALGASAGGGLTYLRNMLPELAGRRDVSVTVLAGEAADGLIPPADNIKILVGSTQGRGVLSRFWWEQKEIPKLIRQAGADVLLSAGNFAVWNSPVPQILLSRNSLYLSPDFSLDLRHRGEYRMWADTKLKGLIARQSILRAQLTLAPSDAFARELRSWTGHEVAVLHHGFGRDHFVRDATPLPPEIQERLAQAEQGTRLLFVSHYNYYRNFETLLRAVALLKQSRRSAGIRLFLTCELAPGKNPGSYRTDKAQALLQELQIEECVVQLGAIPYQQLHHLYRACDVYVSPAYTETFAHPLLEAMACGLPIVASDLPVHREITNGAALFFERNSPSELAARVAQLLDSPTLRSDLREQGLRRAENFSWKDHADGLLSMATRLLQETSR; the protein is encoded by the coding sequence ATGCGACTCTTCATCCATGCCCTCGGCGCGTCAGCGGGGGGCGGTTTGACCTATTTACGAAACATGCTTCCGGAACTGGCGGGCCGACGCGATGTTAGCGTCACCGTGCTGGCAGGCGAGGCCGCGGACGGACTGATTCCTCCCGCGGACAACATCAAGATACTGGTAGGGAGTACACAAGGACGCGGCGTGCTCTCCCGCTTCTGGTGGGAACAGAAAGAAATTCCAAAACTCATCCGGCAAGCGGGTGCGGATGTCCTGCTGTCGGCGGGCAACTTCGCAGTATGGAATTCCCCGGTACCGCAGATTCTTCTGAGTCGTAATTCGCTCTATCTCTCGCCTGATTTCAGCCTCGATTTGCGCCACCGCGGCGAATACCGCATGTGGGCGGACACGAAACTCAAGGGTTTGATCGCGCGCCAGTCAATTCTGCGTGCTCAATTGACGTTGGCGCCGAGCGATGCGTTCGCCCGTGAACTCCGAAGTTGGACAGGGCATGAAGTGGCGGTATTGCATCATGGCTTTGGTCGCGACCATTTTGTCCGAGACGCGACGCCGTTGCCGCCGGAAATCCAGGAGAGGCTTGCGCAGGCTGAGCAAGGAACGCGCCTGCTGTTTGTCAGTCACTACAACTACTACCGGAATTTCGAGACGCTGCTGCGGGCAGTCGCGCTTTTGAAGCAGAGTCGGCGCTCAGCAGGCATTCGGCTCTTCTTGACGTGCGAGTTGGCGCCTGGCAAAAATCCTGGCAGTTACCGTACGGATAAAGCGCAAGCGCTACTCCAGGAATTGCAAATCGAAGAATGTGTCGTACAGTTGGGCGCAATCCCCTATCAGCAATTGCACCACCTCTATCGCGCCTGTGATGTCTATGTCAGTCCCGCGTACACGGAAACCTTTGCTCACCCGTTGCTTGAGGCCATGGCCTGCGGGCTTCCGATCGTGGCTTCCGATCTGCCTGTCCACAGGGAAATAACGAATGGCGCGGCGCTTTTCTTCGAGAGGAACTCGCCTTCCGAGCTTGCCGCACGCGTTGCACAGTTGCTGGACTCTCCGACTTTGCGATCCGACCTGCGCGAACAGGGGCTGCGTCGCGCCGAAAATTTCAGTTGGAAAGACCACGCCGACGGCCTCCTTTCGATGGCGACCCGCCTTTTGCAAGAGACCTCACGGTAG
- the asnB gene encoding asparagine synthase (glutamine-hydrolyzing) has product MQIMCGIFGVMVRDGSISPEMLERAVSSLAHRGPDDSGTVVISASAPSGQIGFAHTRLSILDLSPLGHQPMQDPCTGNWIVFNGEIYNFRDLRRELAIAGAEFRSQSDTEVILAAYRVWGDDFLSRLHGMFALALWDAPRQRLVLARDPLGIKPLYYYQAETKFLFSSEVRTLLQTDLVPRKIDSTGVLSYLAFGSVYEPWTIVEGVRALAAGSVLTVERGVVSISQYWSPLHSANGNSVRDEAGQNGTSSCDLPTVLRQAVLSHLVSDVPVGVFLSGGIDSSSLVAVMTKNGVRANTFSLVFREEEFNEAPYSREVARRFGTEHHEIQVSQQDTLALLPEALRAMDQPSIDGINTYLISAKTRAAGVKVALTGLGADEMFAGYSNFLRVPRMERLAARLGTLPAIARRVLASSLTMVAGKGDRNRKLAQLAANGESFVHPYFLLRALFGNAEQMSLFPSDGYEVAKDELDAVLQASVAASSRLDPVNRVSYLESHWYMTNTLLRDSDSMSMAHGLELRVPFLDRSLVEACFRIPGRKKMEGTSPKSMLLANLGVELPDEIVHRPKRGFTLPFERWLRGEMRPVVEEALLSDRSNQALLHPKAMRGVWQHFLAGKTSWSRPWALFVLQRWCEENF; this is encoded by the coding sequence TTGCAAATTATGTGTGGAATTTTCGGCGTGATGGTTCGCGATGGTTCAATCTCTCCCGAAATGCTGGAGAGAGCCGTAAGCAGCCTCGCACATCGCGGCCCCGACGACTCCGGTACTGTAGTCATTTCTGCGAGCGCACCTAGCGGCCAGATTGGATTTGCTCACACTCGACTCTCCATTCTTGATCTCTCGCCGCTGGGGCATCAGCCCATGCAGGATCCTTGCACCGGAAACTGGATTGTGTTCAACGGCGAGATTTACAACTTTCGCGATCTTCGACGCGAGTTGGCAATCGCCGGGGCGGAGTTTCGGAGTCAGTCAGACACTGAGGTCATCCTGGCTGCATATCGGGTTTGGGGCGATGATTTTTTGTCGCGATTGCACGGCATGTTCGCGCTCGCGCTGTGGGACGCTCCCCGTCAGCGGCTGGTACTGGCTCGAGATCCGCTGGGAATCAAACCACTGTATTACTACCAGGCGGAAACGAAGTTTCTCTTTAGCTCGGAAGTGCGAACCCTGCTTCAGACCGATCTGGTGCCGCGAAAAATCGATTCGACAGGAGTTCTGAGCTACCTTGCTTTCGGCTCCGTCTACGAGCCTTGGACGATCGTGGAAGGAGTGCGTGCGCTTGCGGCCGGGAGCGTCCTCACGGTCGAGCGCGGCGTCGTGAGCATATCGCAGTACTGGAGCCCACTTCACTCCGCAAACGGCAATTCTGTACGAGATGAAGCTGGGCAGAATGGAACCAGTTCCTGTGATTTGCCGACGGTTCTGAGGCAGGCAGTGTTGTCCCACCTCGTGAGTGATGTTCCTGTGGGTGTATTTCTTTCTGGTGGAATCGATTCAAGCAGCCTGGTTGCGGTGATGACTAAGAACGGCGTTCGGGCGAATACCTTCTCGCTTGTATTTCGTGAAGAGGAGTTCAATGAAGCCCCTTACTCACGCGAAGTGGCGCGCCGCTTTGGGACGGAGCATCATGAAATCCAGGTCTCGCAGCAGGACACTCTCGCGTTGCTTCCGGAAGCATTGCGGGCCATGGACCAGCCGAGCATTGACGGGATCAATACCTATCTCATCTCCGCCAAGACGCGCGCGGCGGGGGTGAAGGTCGCGCTTACCGGCCTGGGAGCGGACGAGATGTTTGCCGGATATTCGAACTTTCTTCGAGTTCCGAGGATGGAACGGTTGGCCGCGCGCTTAGGAACGCTGCCTGCCATAGCCCGGCGGGTGTTGGCCAGTTCCCTGACCATGGTCGCGGGCAAGGGCGATCGCAACCGCAAACTCGCGCAGTTGGCAGCGAATGGGGAATCGTTTGTGCATCCCTATTTCCTGTTGCGCGCTCTTTTCGGAAATGCAGAACAAATGTCCTTGTTCCCGTCGGATGGATACGAGGTGGCAAAAGACGAACTCGATGCCGTCCTGCAAGCGTCGGTGGCTGCAAGTTCGCGGTTGGATCCAGTCAACCGTGTTTCCTATCTCGAATCGCACTGGTACATGACGAACACACTGCTGCGTGATTCCGATTCGATGAGCATGGCGCATGGACTTGAATTGCGGGTTCCGTTTTTGGACCGGTCGCTGGTCGAAGCTTGCTTCCGGATCCCGGGTCGCAAGAAAATGGAAGGGACCTCTCCCAAGAGCATGCTGCTGGCGAACCTGGGAGTTGAGTTGCCTGACGAGATCGTGCATCGCCCGAAACGGGGATTTACGCTGCCCTTCGAGCGCTGGCTGCGCGGAGAAATGAGGCCTGTGGTCGAGGAAGCCTTGTTGAGCGATCGTTCTAATCAGGCTCTGCTCCATCCCAAAGCAATGCGCGGAGTGTGGCAACATTTTCTTGCCGGGAAGACTTCCTGGTCACGGCCGTGGGCGTTGTTTGTGTTGCAGCGATGGTGCGAGGAAAATTTCTAG
- a CDS encoding methyltransferase domain-containing protein — protein MLHQRYKNIAFWAISKATVPNYVARRSLAAMRRGGGPQHLHLGSGSKYISGFVNVDGNPFNRLDVWLDVRNGLPFRTGSVDSIYSTHVFEHFYGDELKKLLQECYRVLRPGAGVRLVVPSLANAIAAYSQKRADWFSGFPRKFDSLGGRFSNFVFCDGQHRTAFDLSYMSEVLRSAGFSEVEESGEGKSRLYGDRVPPYEPGDSQELPHSLYVEAFK, from the coding sequence TTGCTTCATCAGCGTTACAAGAACATTGCTTTCTGGGCTATTTCCAAAGCCACTGTGCCCAACTATGTCGCCCGCAGGAGCCTGGCCGCGATGCGGCGGGGCGGGGGACCACAACATCTCCACCTCGGATCCGGCTCGAAGTACATTTCGGGATTCGTTAATGTAGATGGCAATCCATTTAACCGGCTCGATGTGTGGCTGGATGTGCGGAATGGCCTTCCTTTCCGCACGGGGTCGGTGGATTCGATCTATTCCACACACGTGTTTGAGCACTTTTACGGAGATGAACTGAAAAAATTGCTGCAGGAGTGCTACCGAGTCCTGAGGCCGGGAGCGGGAGTGCGGTTGGTGGTCCCCAGCCTGGCCAATGCCATTGCCGCCTACTCCCAGAAACGGGCGGACTGGTTCAGTGGTTTCCCACGAAAATTCGATTCGTTGGGAGGCCGGTTCTCAAATTTCGTGTTTTGCGACGGGCAGCACCGCACTGCTTTTGACCTGAGCTACATGTCGGAGGTGCTTCGCTCGGCCGGATTCAGCGAGGTCGAAGAATCCGGCGAAGGAAAGAGCCGATTGTATGGCGACCGGGTTCCTCCTTACGAGCCAGGCGATTCCCAGGAACTGCCACACTCCCTCTACGTCGAGGCATTCAAATAA
- a CDS encoding glycosyltransferase family 2 protein yields MIETKTEAETSNSRAAALDLLPVTVIIPVRNEARNLPRCLESLRNVGEVYVIDSQSTDQTCAIAESFGAKVVQFRYPGGWPKKRQWAMDTLPIAYDWIFLLDADEVVTEQLAAEIRRAIQNSQMAGYRICLQMYFLGKLLRHCDASFWKLSLFRKGQARFECRLKDQDASMADMEVHEHMIADGPTSELHNPIVHHNVESLSRYIQKHDEYSNWESRVLAGREENSEAMRGSLMGTQAQRRRWLKRKLYRVPGAPVLLFLYRYIFRFGFLDGVPGLVYCSFQAVQMFHTKAKIYELRNARN; encoded by the coding sequence GTGATCGAAACGAAGACGGAAGCTGAGACGTCGAATTCGCGCGCCGCCGCATTGGACTTGCTGCCTGTTACGGTCATTATTCCGGTTCGCAATGAAGCTCGAAATCTTCCGCGGTGCCTGGAATCCTTGCGAAATGTTGGCGAAGTGTACGTTATCGATTCCCAAAGTACGGACCAGACGTGTGCGATCGCGGAGTCTTTCGGAGCCAAGGTCGTGCAGTTCCGTTATCCCGGAGGCTGGCCCAAGAAGCGGCAATGGGCAATGGATACACTTCCGATTGCTTATGACTGGATCTTCCTGCTCGATGCCGATGAGGTCGTCACGGAGCAATTGGCCGCCGAGATTCGGCGGGCGATTCAGAATTCGCAAATGGCGGGCTATCGTATTTGCCTGCAGATGTATTTTCTGGGCAAGCTACTGCGGCATTGTGATGCCAGCTTCTGGAAGCTTTCTCTGTTTCGCAAAGGGCAAGCGCGATTTGAGTGCCGCTTGAAAGATCAGGACGCCTCCATGGCGGACATGGAAGTTCACGAGCACATGATCGCGGACGGGCCGACTTCGGAGTTGCACAATCCCATTGTTCACCACAACGTGGAATCGCTGTCCCGCTACATTCAGAAGCATGATGAATATTCCAACTGGGAATCGCGAGTGCTGGCGGGCAGAGAAGAGAACTCCGAGGCCATGCGCGGATCCCTCATGGGAACGCAAGCCCAGCGCCGGCGGTGGCTCAAGAGAAAGCTCTATCGAGTGCCGGGCGCACCCGTGTTGTTATTTCTGTACCGATACATTTTCCGTTTCGGGTTTCTCGACGGCGTCCCCGGGCTAGTCTATTGCTCGTTTCAGGCTGTCCAGATGTTCCATACCAAAGCAAAAATCTATGAGTTGCGGAACGCGAGGAACTGA